One stretch of Novosphingobium pentaromativorans US6-1 DNA includes these proteins:
- the secB gene encoding protein-export chaperone SecB translates to MADDGNIISDLNLGNGEDTGPSAGIITQYVKDLSVENPNSPQSFQWQDQPQVDIQFNIGARPIDGEVHEVELKITCTSKAEAGTAYVVDLSYCALVGMRNLDEGQAHAFLFAEAPRILFPFARRVVSDAVRDAGFAPLMLEPIDFNGLYVQQLQAQQQAAETQPAGNA, encoded by the coding sequence ATGGCCGACGACGGCAACATCATCTCCGATCTCAACCTCGGCAATGGCGAGGACACCGGTCCGTCCGCGGGCATCATCACCCAGTACGTCAAGGATCTCTCGGTCGAGAACCCGAATTCGCCGCAGAGCTTCCAGTGGCAGGACCAGCCGCAGGTCGACATCCAGTTCAACATCGGCGCGCGCCCGATCGACGGCGAAGTCCATGAAGTCGAACTGAAGATCACCTGCACCTCGAAGGCCGAGGCCGGCACCGCCTATGTCGTCGACCTGTCCTATTGCGCGCTCGTGGGCATGCGCAATCTCGACGAGGGCCAGGCGCACGCCTTCCTGTTCGCCGAAGCGCCGCGCATCCTGTTCCCCTTCGCGCGCCGCGTGGTTTCCGACGCCGTCCGCGATGCCGGCTTCGCGCCGCTGATGCTCGAGCCGATCGACTTCAACGGGCTCTACGTCCAGCAGCTTCAGGCTCAGCAGCAGGCTGCCGAAACCCAGCCCGCAGGCAACGCCTGA
- a CDS encoding Tim44/TimA family putative adaptor protein translates to MTPEIVILAMIAAFLGLRLYSVLGRRAEHEEEPIQGRFEGRQGQPGAARVPAPKPDAKTDDRNPARQAQRLREMPLAPPSVERGLAEIAQVDRRFDALAFLEGARSAYRMILEAFWKADKAELRALCDDDVYESFSAAIDARVEAGETMDNRLIRIEECAVTAAGIDNGLARITLRFRSDIAAVTRDADGHVVAGSLDDAIEAVDVWTFSRAVNSPDPDWLLDETDAA, encoded by the coding sequence GTGACACCGGAAATCGTGATCCTGGCCATGATCGCAGCCTTCCTGGGCTTGCGGCTCTATTCCGTGCTTGGGCGTCGTGCCGAGCACGAAGAAGAGCCCATTCAGGGACGCTTCGAAGGCCGCCAGGGGCAGCCGGGTGCAGCGCGCGTTCCGGCTCCCAAGCCCGACGCCAAAACGGACGATCGCAACCCTGCCCGCCAGGCCCAGCGCCTGCGTGAAATGCCGCTGGCCCCGCCTTCGGTCGAGCGCGGCCTCGCCGAAATCGCGCAAGTCGATCGCCGGTTCGATGCGCTTGCCTTCCTCGAAGGCGCGCGCAGTGCCTACCGCATGATCCTCGAGGCCTTCTGGAAGGCCGACAAGGCAGAGCTTCGCGCCCTGTGCGACGATGACGTCTACGAGAGTTTCTCGGCAGCGATCGACGCCCGCGTCGAGGCTGGCGAAACGATGGATAACCGCCTGATCCGCATTGAGGAATGCGCCGTCACGGCAGCCGGCATCGACAATGGTCTTGCCCGCATCACGCTGCGCTTCCGTTCGGATATCGCCGCGGTTACGCGCGACGCGGATGGGCATGTCGTGGCAGGCTCGCTCGACGATGCGATTGAAGCTGTCGACGTGTGGACCTTCTCGCGCGCCGTCAATTCGCCCGATCCCGACTGGCTGCTCGACGAGACCGACGCGGCCTGA